A DNA window from Capnocytophaga sp. ARDL2 contains the following coding sequences:
- the nuoL gene encoding NADH-quinone oxidoreductase subunit L, with product MDTNLLTIALLLPLAGFLINTFFGKKFGKSVAGLLATFTIVGAFAIVVMQFFALQNGAAATSDLWFPWIRVFDYTINFEFYYDQLSILWLLFVLGIGALIHWYSTSYMHDDENFHKFFSYLNLFVFFMMVLVTGKNLLMMFIGWEGVGLCSYLLIGFWYKNQNYNDAAKKAFIMNRIGDLGFLIAIFASYRLFNTIDFVEIRELLEYDAPGVGTYALAFVTMGLFIGATGKSAQLPLFTWLPDAMAGPTPVSALIHAATMVTAGIFLITRLNFVFDLTPVVQNVIAMVGAATALVAATIALVQNDIKKVLAFSTVSQLGLMFLALGLGAYEVAVFHVITHAFFKACLFLGSGSVIHAVGGQQDMRYMGGLKGRMKITYITFLISSLAIAGLPPFSGFFSKDEILLTAFHHNKVLWVIASLASILTAFYMFRLVYLTFFNSFRGTKEQEAHLHESPSAMTIPLIVLAILATVGGAISLPGNSWLNDYLAPVIVNNAASHSHHLGTTEYMLMGLAVVGALIGIGVAYVKYIKNKELPATDNAQPAINKLLENKYYLDEIYTALVVMPIKFLGTAFNKFIDPLIAALVVGLGTLTGEVSTQAKKSQNGNIGLYLFAFVIGVCVILYYLFIAN from the coding sequence ATGGATACGAATTTACTTACCATAGCCTTACTTTTGCCATTGGCAGGGTTTCTAATCAATACTTTTTTTGGAAAAAAATTCGGAAAATCGGTTGCAGGGCTTTTGGCTACTTTTACTATTGTAGGAGCTTTTGCCATTGTAGTGATGCAGTTTTTTGCCCTACAAAACGGTGCCGCAGCTACAAGTGATTTGTGGTTTCCGTGGATTAGAGTTTTTGACTATACAATCAATTTTGAATTTTATTACGACCAATTGTCTATCTTGTGGTTGTTGTTTGTGTTAGGTATCGGTGCATTGATTCACTGGTATTCGACTTCGTATATGCACGACGACGAAAATTTCCACAAATTTTTCTCTTACCTAAACCTTTTTGTATTCTTTATGATGGTTTTGGTTACCGGAAAAAACCTTTTGATGATGTTCATCGGATGGGAAGGTGTAGGTCTTTGTTCGTATTTATTGATTGGTTTTTGGTACAAAAATCAAAATTATAACGATGCAGCCAAAAAAGCCTTTATTATGAACCGTATCGGGGATTTAGGATTTTTGATTGCAATTTTTGCTTCGTATAGATTATTCAACACTATTGATTTTGTAGAAATCAGAGAATTACTTGAGTACGATGCTCCAGGAGTGGGAACTTACGCTTTGGCGTTTGTAACTATGGGATTGTTTATCGGAGCTACAGGTAAATCGGCACAGTTGCCATTGTTTACTTGGTTGCCGGACGCGATGGCAGGTCCTACGCCAGTATCGGCGTTGATTCACGCAGCTACGATGGTTACTGCGGGTATCTTTTTGATTACGCGTTTGAATTTTGTTTTCGACCTAACTCCAGTAGTGCAAAATGTAATTGCCATGGTCGGAGCTGCAACAGCTTTGGTAGCTGCAACAATTGCCTTGGTGCAAAACGATATTAAAAAGGTATTGGCATTTTCTACCGTATCTCAATTGGGATTGATGTTTTTGGCATTGGGATTGGGAGCGTACGAAGTGGCAGTATTCCATGTGATTACTCATGCATTCTTCAAAGCATGTTTGTTCTTGGGTTCAGGTTCTGTGATTCACGCAGTAGGCGGACAACAAGATATGAGATATATGGGAGGATTGAAAGGCCGCATGAAAATCACTTATATTACTTTCTTGATTTCTTCGTTGGCGATTGCAGGATTGCCACCATTTTCAGGATTTTTCTCAAAAGATGAAATTTTATTGACAGCTTTCCATCACAATAAAGTTTTGTGGGTAATTGCTTCGTTAGCCTCTATTTTGACAGCTTTCTATATGTTCCGATTGGTGTATTTGACATTCTTCAATTCTTTTAGAGGAACTAAGGAACAAGAAGCACATTTACACGAAAGTCCGTCGGCTATGACCATTCCATTGATTGTTTTGGCTATTTTGGCAACAGTAGGCGGAGCGATTAGTTTGCCTGGAAACAGCTGGTTAAACGACTATTTAGCACCAGTAATTGTAAACAATGCAGCCAGTCATTCTCACCATTTAGGCACTACCGAATATATGTTGATGGGATTGGCAGTAGTAGGAGCATTGATAGGAATTGGAGTAGCGTATGTAAAATACATCAAAAATAAAGAGTTACCAGCTACAGACAATGCACAACCAGCAATTAATAAATTATTGGAAAACAAATATTACTTAGACGAAATTTACACCGCTTTGGTAGTAATGCCTATCAAATTTTTAGGAACAGCTTTCAACAAGTTCATCGACCCATTGATTGCAGCCTTGGTGGTAGGATTGGGAACATTGACAGGTGAAGTTTCTACTCAAGCAAAAAAATCACAAAACGGAAACATAGGATTGTATCTGTTTGCCTTTGTGATTGGCGTGTGTGTGATTTTGTATTATTTATTCATTGCAAACTAA
- a CDS encoding NuoM family protein encodes MNISILLLIYLVGAVVTYAAGKKFARNIALFFGLIGAGVWASYYPMITAGETFTEVYSWIKQLNANFSLYVDGLAYSMLGLSCLLFPIIVLSTKANQFSKANAIYSLALLMVFAMNGTFMANDGFLYYIFWELALIPIFFISLLWGTGSFASRKKAMVKFFVYTFAGSLFMLAALIYLYIKTGAFDWNTLQQASLSTKEANCIFLGFFLAYAIKIPIFPFHTWQANTYEKAPTMGTILLSGIMLKMGLYSIMRWQLPLTKGVEECVLNTVIVLSLIGVIYAALIALRQDNIKRLLAYSSMSHVGLIAAGIYTNTMQGTQGAIIQMLAHGLIVAGLFYIAEMIYERYGTYSIKEMGSIRQQATKFSSFFLILMFASIGLPGTFSFVGEFSLLYALYAKGIWYAILGGTTIILGAYYMMRMFQKAMLGETNEQRTFADVSVRESVVLTVLSALIIGLGVYPLPIYNIISSFVNFS; translated from the coding sequence ATGAACATTAGTATTTTATTACTTATATATTTAGTAGGAGCGGTAGTAACTTATGCTGCTGGGAAAAAATTTGCGAGAAACATTGCCTTGTTTTTCGGTTTGATTGGTGCAGGTGTATGGGCATCGTATTATCCTATGATTACAGCAGGAGAAACATTTACAGAGGTTTATTCTTGGATAAAACAGTTGAATGCAAATTTCTCTTTGTATGTAGATGGGTTAGCTTATAGCATGTTGGGGTTGTCTTGTTTGCTTTTTCCAATCATTGTATTGAGTACAAAAGCCAATCAATTTTCAAAAGCAAATGCTATTTATTCGTTGGCTTTGTTGATGGTTTTTGCGATGAATGGAACTTTTATGGCAAATGACGGATTTTTGTACTATATTTTTTGGGAGTTGGCATTGATTCCGATTTTCTTCATCAGTTTGTTGTGGGGAACAGGTTCGTTTGCTTCTCGTAAAAAAGCTATGGTAAAATTCTTTGTTTACACTTTTGCAGGTTCGCTGTTTATGTTGGCAGCATTAATTTATCTGTACATCAAAACAGGAGCTTTCGATTGGAATACATTACAACAAGCATCATTGTCAACAAAAGAAGCTAATTGTATTTTCTTGGGATTCTTTTTAGCCTATGCTATAAAAATTCCTATTTTCCCATTCCATACTTGGCAGGCAAATACCTATGAAAAAGCCCCAACGATGGGAACGATTTTATTGTCGGGAATTATGCTAAAAATGGGATTGTATTCTATCATGAGATGGCAATTGCCTTTGACTAAAGGAGTAGAAGAATGTGTGTTGAACACAGTAATCGTTTTGTCTTTGATAGGTGTAATTTATGCTGCATTAATCGCTTTGAGACAGGATAATATCAAACGATTGTTGGCATATTCGTCTATGTCCCATGTTGGATTGATTGCAGCTGGAATTTATACCAATACCATGCAAGGAACACAAGGAGCAATCATTCAAATGTTGGCTCACGGATTGATAGTAGCAGGATTGTTTTATATAGCAGAAATGATTTACGAAAGATACGGAACCTATTCTATCAAAGAAATGGGAAGTATCAGACAACAAGCAACAAAATTTAGTTCGTTCTTTTTGATTTTGATGTTTGCATCGATTGGATTGCCAGGAACCTTCAGTTTTGTAGGAGAATTTTCATTGTTGTATGCCTTGTATGCCAAAGGAATTTGGTACGCAATTCTTGGAGGAACTACCATTATTTTAGGAGCGTACTACATGATGAGAATGTTCCAAAAAGCTATGTTGGGAGAAACAAACGAACAACGCACATTTGCCGATGTATCGGTGAGAGAAAGTGTGGTTTTGACCGTGCTTTCGGCTTTGATTATCGGATTGGGAGTGTATCCATTGCCGATTTACAATATCATTTCATCATTTGTAAATTTTAGTTAA
- a CDS encoding NADH-quinone oxidoreductase subunit N — protein sequence MNTLIVLSSLVVVILLLEIINFRKGIVPFAILGLAVAAGAVYCQEELVQFESYDVIRESSFTKAFSVLLIVLTGGLVAMGNRFYRDVKPKLSDFISLKIFTLIGAVCMIMANHFVMFFIGLEILSISLYILASSRPKDILSNESGMKYFLMGSFASGFVLFGIALIYGATASFYLSEISLKTVVGAEQIWLTLGGAMILIGMLFKVAAFPFHFWAADVYEGAPTLTTASMSTVAKVASMAVLFQLGQVILPQSVELYHNLLIVLIVSTMFVGNILALKQENIKRMLAYSGVSHAGFMLLTLLYTDGASQELFYYAAAYTTAGIAGFAVVLYATTGGLKDTVESFIGFGKKNPLMGAVLTLALLSMGGIPILSGFFAKFFLLKSVFNEGYLTLALLAVVNSIISIYYYFRLILAMYTPKENAEKVSLPCVNIYSIAAILFIVLNILIGLSPSCMLELI from the coding sequence ATGAATACATTAATTGTTTTATCGAGTTTAGTAGTAGTAATTTTATTACTCGAAATTATCAATTTTAGAAAAGGCATTGTACCTTTCGCTATTTTGGGATTGGCTGTCGCTGCAGGAGCAGTCTATTGCCAAGAAGAATTGGTGCAATTTGAATCGTATGATGTAATCAGAGAGTCGTCATTTACAAAAGCGTTTTCTGTGTTACTAATCGTACTAACAGGTGGTTTGGTAGCAATGGGAAATCGTTTTTATAGAGATGTAAAACCCAAATTATCAGATTTTATTTCGTTGAAAATATTTACTCTAATCGGAGCGGTTTGTATGATTATGGCAAATCACTTTGTAATGTTTTTCATCGGATTGGAAATTTTGTCTATCTCATTGTACATTTTGGCATCGAGTCGACCAAAAGATATTTTGAGCAACGAATCGGGAATGAAATACTTTTTGATGGGTTCGTTTGCCTCTGGATTTGTATTGTTTGGAATTGCATTGATTTACGGAGCAACGGCAAGTTTTTATTTGAGCGAAATATCTTTGAAAACAGTTGTAGGTGCAGAGCAAATTTGGCTAACATTGGGTGGAGCGATGATTTTAATCGGAATGTTGTTTAAAGTAGCAGCCTTTCCATTCCACTTTTGGGCAGCCGATGTATACGAAGGAGCACCAACATTGACCACAGCGTCGATGAGTACTGTAGCTAAAGTAGCGTCGATGGCGGTGTTGTTTCAATTAGGGCAAGTCATTTTACCTCAAAGTGTAGAATTGTACCACAATTTGTTGATTGTATTGATTGTGTCAACTATGTTTGTAGGAAACATTTTGGCGTTGAAACAAGAAAACATCAAGCGAATGTTGGCATATTCTGGAGTTTCGCACGCAGGATTTATGTTGCTTACACTTTTATACACAGATGGAGCATCGCAAGAATTGTTTTACTATGCAGCAGCTTATACCACAGCAGGTATTGCAGGATTTGCGGTAGTATTGTACGCAACCACAGGCGGACTAAAAGATACGGTAGAATCATTCATCGGATTTGGAAAGAAAAACCCATTGATGGGAGCAGTATTAACCTTGGCATTGTTGTCAATGGGAGGAATTCCGATTTTGTCAGGATTTTTCGCAAAATTCTTCCTGTTGAAATCGGTATTCAACGAAGGATATTTGACTTTAGCCTTGTTGGCAGTAGTCAATTCGATAATTAGTATTTATTACTATTTCCGTTTGATTTTGGCAATGTACACACCAAAAGAAAACGCAGAAAAAGTAAGTTTACCATGCGTAAACATTTATTCAATCGCAGCGATACTATTTATCGTATTGAATATCTTGATAGGATTGTCACCCAGTTGTATGTTGGAGTTGATATAA
- a CDS encoding group III truncated hemoglobin: MKTDIQTIEDVQLMVDTFYDKVNKDEMLSYVFNDFAQIDWDEHLPKMYRFWHTLIFGEPSYKGNPFAHHIPLPINEVHFTRWLEIFNQNMDEHFEGINADEAKTRAYFIAQTFQKKLEFINKYER; the protein is encoded by the coding sequence ATGAAAACAGACATTCAAACCATAGAAGATGTACAACTGATGGTAGATACATTTTATGACAAAGTCAATAAAGACGAAATGCTTTCGTATGTTTTCAATGATTTTGCTCAGATAGATTGGGACGAACACCTCCCAAAAATGTACCGATTTTGGCACACGCTGATTTTTGGCGAACCTTCCTACAAAGGCAATCCTTTTGCTCATCACATTCCGCTGCCGATAAACGAAGTTCATTTCACTCGTTGGTTAGAAATTTTTAATCAGAATATGGACGAGCATTTTGAAGGAATCAATGCAGATGAAGCCAAAACGAGAGCGTATTTTATTGCTCAAACTTTTCAAAAGAAATTGGAATTTATCAACAAATACGAACGATAA
- a CDS encoding AraC family ligand binding domain-containing protein produces the protein MKTVSIFKDLEFNETRPMISVLLETDFTKEIRIAMHKGTKMKEHKTAFPIVVHIVQGCISFGVQNQLLELNQGDIIALDPNVPHDLKAIENSVIRLTLTKNDTVDRVQTVVE, from the coding sequence ATGAAAACAGTATCTATTTTTAAAGACCTTGAGTTCAACGAAACTCGACCAATGATTTCGGTGTTATTGGAAACCGATTTTACTAAAGAAATTCGCATCGCTATGCACAAAGGAACGAAAATGAAAGAACACAAAACAGCTTTTCCGATTGTAGTGCATATCGTACAAGGTTGTATTTCGTTTGGTGTACAAAATCAATTGTTGGAACTCAACCAAGGCGACATCATTGCTCTTGACCCCAATGTACCACACGATTTGAAAGCCATCGAAAACAGTGTGATTAGGCTCACACTTACCAAAAACGATACTGTAGATAGAGTACAAACCGTAGTGGAATAA
- a CDS encoding C10 family peptidase: MDQAKDATVSFLNQKKGKSRGLPNFSTDNIENIQTLENENDQPIIYVLNLKNNSGFVIMSASLSERPILAYSNKGTFELDGIDKLDGVFDWLALRYFRINSMIENGTLPTAEINNQWALIAPSLNLYFVDNDGNPIHYTPIAIVNEITTYEVYGPFLTTRWDQRLSNIPSYPHIRYNNFVRHKNCSDSLVTPAGCVAVAMGQIMKYYNHPNIYNINSMPNVVNNLNWNTNEAKNIARLMKDIGEKVNMNYSCNSSGASSQTARNAFVNNYSYNASNLSPINKSVLIQNLKTLKPVYLRGCREKKIVCTPKKVIGKWTIGKTKYAYTQCHAWVADGCEEINITREFEDGSTYTSTMTNYISMNWGWGGSDNGFYHYLTIDDSVWGNIAHIDFIYEQKMIANIIPN; the protein is encoded by the coding sequence ATTGATCAAGCAAAAGATGCAACAGTTAGTTTTCTAAATCAAAAGAAAGGTAAATCGAGAGGTTTACCGAATTTTTCAACAGATAATATAGAAAATATACAAACATTAGAAAATGAAAATGATCAACCTATAATTTATGTATTAAATTTGAAAAACAATAGTGGCTTTGTGATAATGTCTGCATCACTGTCTGAGCGTCCTATTTTAGCATATAGTAATAAAGGAACATTTGAATTAGATGGGATTGATAAATTAGATGGTGTTTTTGATTGGTTAGCATTGAGATATTTCAGGATTAATAGTATGATTGAGAATGGAACATTGCCTACTGCTGAAATAAATAACCAATGGGCTTTAATTGCTCCAAGTTTAAATTTATATTTTGTAGATAACGACGGAAATCCCATCCATTACACTCCTATAGCTATTGTGAATGAAATTACTACCTATGAAGTTTATGGACCATTCTTGACAACAAGATGGGATCAGCGTTTAAGTAACATTCCAAGTTATCCACATATAAGGTATAATAATTTTGTTAGACATAAAAATTGTTCTGATAGTTTAGTCACACCCGCCGGATGTGTTGCTGTAGCGATGGGACAAATAATGAAGTATTACAATCATCCCAATATTTATAACATCAATTCAATGCCAAATGTTGTAAATAATTTAAACTGGAATACAAATGAAGCAAAAAATATTGCTCGTTTAATGAAAGATATTGGAGAAAAAGTGAATATGAATTACAGTTGTAATTCTTCTGGTGCATCTTCTCAAACAGCTCGTAATGCTTTTGTGAATAATTATTCATACAATGCTTCAAATCTATCTCCAATAAACAAAAGTGTTCTAATACAGAATCTTAAAACATTAAAACCTGTTTATTTAAGAGGTTGTAGAGAAAAGAAAATTGTATGTACTCCTAAGAAAGTAATTGGTAAATGGACTATTGGAAAAACAAAATATGCTTATACGCAATGTCATGCATGGGTTGCGGACGGATGTGAAGAAATCAATATAACACGAGAGTTTGAAGATGGTAGTACTTACACCAGCACAATGACTAATTATATAAGTATGAATTGGGGATGGGGTGGTTCTGATAATGGCTTTTATCACTATTTAACTATTGATGATTCAGTTTGGGGCAATATTGCACATATTGATTTCATTTATGAACAGAAAATGATTGCTAACATAATACCTAATTAG
- the kbl gene encoding glycine C-acetyltransferase, whose protein sequence is MYGSIKNYLQEELQTIKDNGLYKKERIIVSPQDAEITINTGEKVLNFCANNYLGLSSHPEVIQAAKDTLDTHGFGMSSVRFICGTQDIHKQLEETIANFYGTEDTILYAAAFDANGGVFEPLLGAEDCIISDSLNHASIIDGVRLCKAARYRYENNNMEDLEKQLQQAVADNRRYKLIVTDGVFSMDGLVAPLDKICDLAEKYDALVMVDECHAAGFIGATGKGTLEEKNVMDRIDIITGTLGKALGGAMGGYTTGKKEIIELLRQRSRPYLFSNSLAPMIVGASLKVFELLTKDTTLRDQLEWNTNYFKKGMKAAGFDIIDGDSAIVPVMLYDAKLSQVMADKLLEKGIYVVGFFYPVVPKNKARIRVQLSAAHTQEHLDKAIQAFTEVGKELGVI, encoded by the coding sequence ATGTACGGATCTATAAAAAACTACCTACAAGAAGAATTGCAAACCATCAAAGACAATGGTTTATATAAAAAAGAACGCATCATTGTTTCACCTCAAGATGCTGAAATCACCATCAATACAGGAGAAAAAGTATTGAATTTCTGTGCCAACAACTACTTGGGATTGTCTTCACATCCAGAAGTAATTCAGGCAGCAAAAGATACGTTAGATACACACGGATTTGGAATGTCGTCTGTGCGTTTTATCTGTGGTACTCAGGATATTCACAAACAATTGGAAGAAACGATTGCCAACTTTTACGGAACGGAAGATACCATTTTATATGCAGCAGCATTTGATGCCAATGGAGGGGTATTCGAACCATTGTTAGGAGCAGAAGATTGTATCATTTCAGACAGTTTGAACCACGCTTCGATTATCGACGGTGTTCGCTTGTGTAAAGCCGCTCGTTACCGATATGAAAACAACAATATGGAAGACCTCGAAAAGCAGTTACAACAAGCCGTAGCAGACAATCGTCGCTATAAATTGATTGTAACAGACGGAGTGTTTTCTATGGACGGATTGGTAGCTCCATTGGACAAGATTTGTGACTTGGCTGAGAAATACGACGCTTTGGTAATGGTGGACGAATGCCATGCCGCCGGATTTATCGGAGCGACAGGAAAAGGAACTTTGGAAGAGAAAAACGTAATGGACAGAATAGATATCATCACCGGTACTTTGGGTAAAGCACTTGGAGGAGCCATGGGAGGATACACTACAGGGAAAAAAGAGATTATCGAACTATTGAGACAGCGTTCGCGTCCGTATTTGTTTTCAAACTCATTGGCACCAATGATTGTAGGAGCTTCATTGAAAGTTTTTGAATTATTGACCAAAGATACTACATTGAGAGACCAATTGGAGTGGAACACCAATTATTTCAAAAAGGGAATGAAAGCGGCTGGTTTTGACATCATCGACGGAGATTCGGCAATTGTACCTGTAATGTTGTACGACGCAAAATTGTCGCAAGTAATGGCAGATAAATTGTTGGAAAAAGGTATCTATGTTGTCGGATTTTTCTATCCAGTAGTACCAAAAAACAAAGCACGTATCCGTGTGCAATTGTCAGCAGCTCACACACAAGAACATTTAGACAAAGCCATTCAAGCTTTTACCGAAGTAGGGAAAGAATTGGGAGTGATTTAA